The following coding sequences lie in one Silene latifolia isolate original U9 population chromosome 5, ASM4854445v1, whole genome shotgun sequence genomic window:
- the LOC141656292 gene encoding uncharacterized protein LOC141656292, translated as MEHKRWKINQDSQMPFFITRMVGGHVTYKGLPKVFSDNLHGGCFEFILHTRKRRIFGRFTGTAWAGDALNLVVCMLFCHVKSWGIHLRRRNKSLIFLKISVFKIQPMDLNTTLLETASPKTPVLLAWLSEQGFFLKMIEKQGLLIS; from the exons ATGGAACACAAGAGATGGAAGATTAATCAAG ATTCACAGATGCCCTTTTTTATAACAAGGATGGTTGGCGGTCATGTGACTTACAAGGGCCTTCCGAAGGTATTTTCAGATAATCTGCACGGTGGTTGTTTCGAGTTTATACTTCATACGAGGAAGAGGAGGATATTTGGCAGATTCACTGGAACGGCCTGGGCTGGAGATGCTTTAAATCTCGTGGTTTGCATGCTTTTTTGCCAT GTCAAGTCATGGGGGATTCACCTAAGACGAAGAAACAAAAGCTTGATATTTTTGAAAATCTCAGTATTCAAAATTCAGCCGATGGATTTAAATACTACATTGCTAGAAACGGCCTCCCCGAAAACACCGGTACTGTTAGCTTGGTTGTCAGAGCAGG GTTTCTTCTTGAAGATGATCGAGAAGCAGGGTTTGCTCATCTCTTAG